A section of the Anabaena cylindrica PCC 7122 genome encodes:
- a CDS encoding Mo-dependent nitrogenase C-terminal domain-containing protein: METTHSHTHPHPQPNYHPPNSKDSGSFDILKPLRRWVDGIEVKNVRLAHVFCQVIPCCCPFERDVNLFGWILHIPPLCKLNPLYDEFVYLRFRALSYLADVCGEDVTRYIC; encoded by the coding sequence ATGGAAACAACTCACTCTCACACTCATCCACATCCTCAGCCTAATTACCATCCACCTAATTCTAAAGATTCTGGTTCTTTTGATATTCTCAAGCCCTTGCGAAGATGGGTGGATGGAATTGAAGTAAAAAATGTTCGTCTTGCTCATGTATTTTGTCAGGTAATTCCCTGCTGTTGTCCTTTTGAGCGAGATGTTAATTTATTTGGGTGGATTTTACATATTCCGCCATTGTGCAAACTCAATCCGTTATATGATGAGTTTGTTTATTTAAGATTTCGGGCTTTATCTTACCTTGCTGATGTTTGTGGGGAAGATGTCACAAGGTACATTTGCTAG